ATATATGCCAAGTCTTATGTACGGGAGTCCTCCCTTGTTGTAATCGCTGACGCTGAGCAAAGCAAAACTGAAAGAACAGCCCTTGACTTGAGCATCTCTTTTATGTGCacgagaaaagaaaaaaaaatgaagttcaGACCAAATTGAGTCACATCTCCGGTTTGGCAATGGTCCATATCCTGGTACAGACTGGAATCAATTgtgtaaatatgaaaatacatcaCTAGTTTACAAAGAAACTATGGTTTTGCttcggtttggtttttgatttctGGATTATTTAAAGTAAATCTACATAAACCGTATCAAGAAAGGGCTCAGCTTTTGTGCTGggttaatatataaaattgaaagaGCAACTACACCAAAAGTGGACGTGCCGGAGTGGTTATCGGGCATGACTAGAAATCATGTGGGCTTTGCCCGCGCAGGTTCGAATCCTGCCGTtcacgattttttttaattttttaatttttgtcgtTTTTCAGGTTATTATCCCGCCTATACTTGAACCCTAGATTGCCATTTCAACTGAATCCCACTTTCCCAAATACTTTCAAATTGTAAACCGCataacctctctctctctctctcactcagctGTAACCCAATCGGCGGAGAATAATTATCCGGTGAATCAGATGACCGATCTGGGCCGGAGCTCAACTCTAGAGTCGGATCCCCTACGTGCTTACTCAGGCCTCTCCTTGTTTCCTCGCACGCTGAAATCAATGTCCATCCCTCCTCCTCTCTACCCGTCCGACGCTCTTCAGCAGACCCATACCCTCCTTCAATCTATGGTTTAAAACTCTTCCCCCCCCTCTTATTCTGCTTCATACTTTGATGCGGAGAGCGATTCGGTAATTTTAGGGCTGCTgcgaaatcaatttttttttattagagagCTTTTGATTTTCAGGTTCTCTTCAGAATCTGATTTAAACTGCATATCTTTAATCAATTACCCATATATTTTAAGATGACCTTGACGGTGTGTATCTCTGAGGTTTCCGTTGGATGCTAAGTAAATAAACTGTTAGTAGATAAGCACAAACTATACGATATGTGCTAAGAACTGCAGAACGAGTTTTAATACGACAAACTGCAGTTTTTTTACTTTCTGCTGACAAAATCTGTATCTTGTATTTTCACAGCCTTTCGAAGTCTCAAAAGAGCATCAGGAGCAGGCAAAGGCTATCTTAGAAGATGAAAGCTCTGAACTTTTAAAGCAAGGCAGTGTAGGATCAGAAGATACGGATGTTGGTGTCAGTTTCGCTAATAAGAGGGAAAGAAGACCGGCGTATGAACGGAAGCGAGGACATTTTACTTTCAAGCCTACTACGACAAGGTAAagtatctgttatagcaaacGATTTATTGATTTAATAATAGAGAGAGCGggctcttttctttctttattacttcatctgattttctttataaatgttcttgttGCAGTGAATCACCTCAAAAAGAACCAACCTTTGATCCTAGTAAATATCCAAAACCTGGAGAGTACTTTGCTGCGTATGACAGATTTCTGCGTGAGTTTCTGATGTTCATATCCCTGtcttgtttattatatatatatgatgactACCACTTTTTTTTTGCTGGTTTTGGAATAGTTGCTCAACGAGAATGGCAGAAGCAGACTGGCACCTTTGTAAATGAGACACACCAGTATCAGCCCCGCCCTCGCAGACCAGAACTTCCAGGGTATGTACTATGAGCAATTCTGTTACTGCATGTTTCAGAGTTGTTGCATTTGCAGATTTTGTTATCTGTTTCCCTTGATACTTACATTTTCAATTGCAGGAGAAAACGGGGTACATACAAGCATACTTATACAGCTAGTTGTCCCATTGGCTTGAAAACTTCTGAAAAGGAAAACCCCATTCCTTCTGAACAAGTCCTAGAGGAAAACACTGCTGCACATGTTAAGACTGCGGACAGAGAAGTAGATGGTGAGAGTAATGGTGAGTGAGCACTTGTTGTAGAAAAGAATGTCATGAGATACTATTTTGTTCGATCATGTTCACTACCAATGTTGTTAAGTCTGATACCGTTAAGCCACTTTGTTCTGCAGATTCAACCGCATACACAGACAAGAACTTGGAAAATATTTTGACTGAGTTGCTTGCTTGCTCTCCGGATGAGCTTGACGGGGATGCTGGTGTCAAGCTTTTGCAGGAACGCTTGAATATCAAGCCCGTTAATGAGGAAATGCTTTCTTTCCCTGACTTTCCAGATGTCAGAAGAATGGACTTGAAGGCGTCTGGAAGGAACCCATCAAAGCCAAGAACTGCGCTGTCAAACATACAGAATTTGCTAAAAGGGATTAACAGTGATGGGAGTCGGAAAAAAAGCCAGGCATCACCATCATATTCACCAGAGGATCAGTTTTCATTTCCCGACAGGCTTAATTTGCTTCCAGGAGATCAACAGCCTGGAGAGGTCGATATAACAAAGGATTTGAATGCCTGTTCGGGATCTTCAGTGGCCAGCGATGCTGATAAAGTTATACCTAATGCATCTCCGTCTAATGTGGGCACTCACGTTGCTAGCGAATTCAACATCTCAGTGCAGAAGAGTTCTTATGAAGGTGTTCCTGATACTAACTCAAGTCCATATAGGAACGCTGACAATTGTGAGGTGGACGACAGCATCACAAACATTAATCCAGCCACACTAGAGGCGAATGTAGATatgcaaacaaaagaaaatgaggGAGATGTTCCCATGGGTGAAAGTGAAGCAAACATAAACACTAGAAGAAGAGAAAGTTATGTAGACAACCTGGTTAGTTTCTCCTCGACTGTACACGACTTTTTATCACCATATTTGCACCTCTTGCTGGTCACATCTCTTGTGAATTTGTTTGCGAAATAGGCGGAAGATGCACCGGGAGAGGATGCAAGAATGGATCCTTTTACTGTAGAAGATGAAACCATTCCATATCAGCAAGGTATGAACCTTTTCTACATTCAAACTATAGTGATATCtcaaaaactaaacaagcaaatTAACACATCTCCTAACGTAACTTGTACATACTTCCCCAGTAACAATCTCAGCTCACTTTGTGGCTCAAAAGTATTTCGTTATGACGTTACTTTTTCCTACAGAAGAATCCTCGAAATCTCTAAACGCAACTCGAGAACAATACAACGCAATGGATGGATTCATTGAACATGAGGAGCATACTCAAGGACAACATGGAGAGGAAAATGACAACACAGACACCGCTCGTAGAGTTCAAGTAGAAAATGCTCAGGTTAGTTTCCCATCACTGTCTATTCACCTCTATGTGACCTCGTGGCCAATTCATCTTCACGTGGTCCCAATTGTTATACTAGATTCCATCTTCTCTTTCAACGTTTAGCCTTTGCAAACCACCAGAGGGGTTTTTTAAACTGTAGTATTTATTG
This region of Brassica napus cultivar Da-Ae chromosome C5, Da-Ae, whole genome shotgun sequence genomic DNA includes:
- the LOC106452821 gene encoding centromere protein C isoform X4; protein product: MTDLGRSSTLESDPLRAYSGLSLFPRTLKSMSIPPPLYPSDALQQTHTLLQSMPFEVSKEHQEQAKAILEDESSELLKQGSVGSEDTDVGVSFANKRERRPAYERKRGHFTFKPTTTSESPQKEPTFDPSKYPKPGEYFAAYDRFLLAQREWQKQTGTFVNETHQYQPRPRRPELPGRKRGTYKHTYTASCPIGLKTSEKENPIPSEQVLEENTAAHVKTADREVDGESNDSTAYTDKNLENILTELLACSPDELDGDAGVKLLQERLNIKPVNEEMLSFPDFPDVRRMDLKASGRNPSKPRTALSNIQNLLKGINSDGSRKKSQASPSYSPEDQFSFPDRLNLLPGDQQPGEVDITKDLNACSGSSVASDADKVIPNASPSNVGTHVASEFNISVQKSSYEGVPDTNSSPYRNADNCEVDDSITNINPATLEANVDMQTKENEGDVPMGESEANINTRRRESYVDNLAEDAPGEDARMDPFTVEDETIPYQQEESSKSLNATREQYNAMDGFIEHEEHTQGQHGEENDNTDTARRVQVENAQEAPSSSPKQTNKRSKRGASDSNMKKRSKTVHDETEKDKQTKTLSRESGAKKQTKGKANERKEKTQKKTVTRESKMFSRRKSLAAAGTNWEAGVRRSTRIKSRPLEYWRGERFLYGRVHKSLTTVIGIKYESPGKNGKGETRALKVKSFVSDDYKELVESAALH
- the LOC106452821 gene encoding centromere protein C isoform X6; translated protein: MTDLGRSSTLESDPLRAYSGLSLFPRTLKSMSIPPPLYPSDALQQTHTLLQSMPFEVSKEHQEQAKAILEDESSELLKQGSVGSEDTDVGVSFANKRERRPAYERKRGHFTFKPTTTSESPQKEPTFDPSKYPKPGEYFAAYDRFLLAQREWQKQTGTFVNETHQYQPRPRRPELPGRKRGTYKHTYTASCPIGLKTSEKENPIPSEQVLEENTAAHVKTADREVDGESNDSTAYTDKNLENILTELLACSPDELDGDAGVKLLQERLNIKPVNEEMLSFPDFPDVRRMDLKASGRNPSKPRTALSNIQNLLKGINSDGSRKKSQASPSYSPEDQFSFPDRLNLLPGDQQPGEVDITKDLNACSGSSVASDADKVIPNASPSNVGTHVASEFNISVQKSSYEGVPDTNSSPYRNADNCEVDDSITNINPATLEANVDMQTKENEGDVPMGESEANINTRRRESYVDNLAEDAPGEDARMDPFTVEDETIPYQQESSKSLNATREQYNAMDGFIEHEEHTQGQHGEENDNTDTARRVQVENAQEAPSSSPKQTNKRSKRGASDSNMKKRSKTVHDETEKDKQTKTLSRESGAKKQTKGKANERKEKTQKKTVTRESKMFSRRKSLAAAGTNWEAGVRRSTRIKSRPLEYWRGERFLYGRVHKSLTTVIGIKYESPGKNGKGETRALKVKSFVSDDYKELVESAALH
- the LOC106452821 gene encoding centromere protein C isoform X1, yielding MTDLGRSSTLESDPLRAYSGLSLFPRTLKSMSIPPPLYPSDALQQTHTLLQSMPFEVSKEHQEQAKAILEDESSELLKQGSVGSEDTDVGVSFANKRERRPAYERKRGHFTFKPTTTSESPQKEPTFDPSKYPKPGEYFAAYDRFLLAQREWQKQTGTFVNETHQYQPRPRRPELPGRKRGTYKHTYTASCPIGLKTSEKENPIPSEQVLEENTAAHVKTADREVDGESNDSTAYTDKNLENILTELLACSPDELDGDAGVKLLQERLNIKPVNEEMLSFPDFPDVRRMDLKASGRNPSKPRTALSNIQNLLKGINSDGSRKKSQASPSYSPEDQFSFPDRLNLLPGDQQPGEVDITKDLNACSGSSVASDADKVIPNASPSNVGTHVASEFNISVQKSSYEGVPDTNSSPYRNADNCEVDDSITNINPATLEANVDMQTKENEGDVPMGESEANINTRRRESYVDNLAEDAPGEDARMDPFTVEDETIPYQQVTISAHFVAQKYFVMTLLFPTEESSKSLNATREQYNAMDGFIEHEEHTQGQHGEENDNTDTARRVQVENAQQEAPSSSPKQTNKRSKRGASDSNMKKRSKTVHDETEKDKQTKTLSRESGAKKQTKGKANERKEKTQKKTVTRESKMFSRRKSLAAAGTNWEAGVRRSTRIKSRPLEYWRGERFLYGRVHKSLTTVIGIKYESPGKNGKGETRALKVKSFVSDDYKELVESAALH
- the LOC106452821 gene encoding centromere protein C isoform X2 gives rise to the protein MTDLGRSSTLESDPLRAYSGLSLFPRTLKSMSIPPPLYPSDALQQTHTLLQSMPFEVSKEHQEQAKAILEDESSELLKQGSVGSEDTDVGVSFANKRERRPAYERKRGHFTFKPTTTSESPQKEPTFDPSKYPKPGEYFAAYDRFLLAQREWQKQTGTFVNETHQYQPRPRRPELPGRKRGTYKHTYTASCPIGLKTSEKENPIPSEQVLEENTAAHVKTADREVDGESNDSTAYTDKNLENILTELLACSPDELDGDAGVKLLQERLNIKPVNEEMLSFPDFPDVRRMDLKASGRNPSKPRTALSNIQNLLKGINSDGSRKKSQASPSYSPEDQFSFPDRLNLLPGDQQPGEVDITKDLNACSGSSVASDADKVIPNASPSNVGTHVASEFNISVQKSSYEGVPDTNSSPYRNADNCEVDDSITNINPATLEANVDMQTKENEGDVPMGESEANINTRRRESYVDNLAEDAPGEDARMDPFTVEDETIPYQQVTISAHFVAQKYFVMTLLFPTEESSKSLNATREQYNAMDGFIEHEEHTQGQHGEENDNTDTARRVQVENAQEAPSSSPKQTNKRSKRGASDSNMKKRSKTVHDETEKDKQTKTLSRESGAKKQTKGKANERKEKTQKKTVTRESKMFSRRKSLAAAGTNWEAGVRRSTRIKSRPLEYWRGERFLYGRVHKSLTTVIGIKYESPGKNGKGETRALKVKSFVSDDYKELVESAALH
- the LOC106452821 gene encoding centromere protein C isoform X5, whose translation is MTDLGRSSTLESDPLRAYSGLSLFPRTLKSMSIPPPLYPSDALQQTHTLLQSMPFEVSKEHQEQAKAILEDESSELLKQGSVGSEDTDVGVSFANKRERRPAYERKRGHFTFKPTTTSESPQKEPTFDPSKYPKPGEYFAAYDRFLLAQREWQKQTGTFVNETHQYQPRPRRPELPGRKRGTYKHTYTASCPIGLKTSEKENPIPSEQVLEENTAAHVKTADREVDGESNDSTAYTDKNLENILTELLACSPDELDGDAGVKLLQERLNIKPVNEEMLSFPDFPDVRRMDLKASGRNPSKPRTALSNIQNLLKGINSDGSRKKSQASPSYSPEDQFSFPDRLNLLPGDQQPGEVDITKDLNACSGSSVASDADKVIPNASPSNVGTHVASEFNISVQKSSYEGVPDTNSSPYRNADNCEVDDSITNINPATLEANVDMQTKENEGDVPMGESEANINTRRRESYVDNLAEDAPGEDARMDPFTVEDETIPYQQESSKSLNATREQYNAMDGFIEHEEHTQGQHGEENDNTDTARRVQVENAQQEAPSSSPKQTNKRSKRGASDSNMKKRSKTVHDETEKDKQTKTLSRESGAKKQTKGKANERKEKTQKKTVTRESKMFSRRKSLAAAGTNWEAGVRRSTRIKSRPLEYWRGERFLYGRVHKSLTTVIGIKYESPGKNGKGETRALKVKSFVSDDYKELVESAALH
- the LOC106452821 gene encoding centromere protein C isoform X3, yielding MTDLGRSSTLESDPLRAYSGLSLFPRTLKSMSIPPPLYPSDALQQTHTLLQSMPFEVSKEHQEQAKAILEDESSELLKQGSVGSEDTDVGVSFANKRERRPAYERKRGHFTFKPTTTSESPQKEPTFDPSKYPKPGEYFAAYDRFLLAQREWQKQTGTFVNETHQYQPRPRRPELPGRKRGTYKHTYTASCPIGLKTSEKENPIPSEQVLEENTAAHVKTADREVDGESNDSTAYTDKNLENILTELLACSPDELDGDAGVKLLQERLNIKPVNEEMLSFPDFPDVRRMDLKASGRNPSKPRTALSNIQNLLKGINSDGSRKKSQASPSYSPEDQFSFPDRLNLLPGDQQPGEVDITKDLNACSGSSVASDADKVIPNASPSNVGTHVASEFNISVQKSSYEGVPDTNSSPYRNADNCEVDDSITNINPATLEANVDMQTKENEGDVPMGESEANINTRRRESYVDNLAEDAPGEDARMDPFTVEDETIPYQQEESSKSLNATREQYNAMDGFIEHEEHTQGQHGEENDNTDTARRVQVENAQQEAPSSSPKQTNKRSKRGASDSNMKKRSKTVHDETEKDKQTKTLSRESGAKKQTKGKANERKEKTQKKTVTRESKMFSRRKSLAAAGTNWEAGVRRSTRIKSRPLEYWRGERFLYGRVHKSLTTVIGIKYESPGKNGKGETRALKVKSFVSDDYKELVESAALH